In Planctomycetota bacterium, a single window of DNA contains:
- a CDS encoding AAA family ATPase, translated as YNVAFEDVRRMAPAALRHRLILNFEGEAEGVNPDAVIRDVLAHVPEPEA; from the coding sequence CTACAACGTCGCGTTCGAGGACGTTCGCCGGATGGCGCCGGCGGCCCTGCGGCACCGGCTGATCCTGAACTTCGAGGGCGAGGCCGAGGGCGTCAACCCCGACGCCGTCATCCGGGACGTCCTCGCGCACGTGCCCGAACCCGAAGCGTGA
- a CDS encoding DUF58 domain-containing protein produces MADDLFDSEFLARLEYLRIVARHLFAGTSAGSRAGRRTGPGLEFSEHRAYVAGDDFRHIDWAAFGRLERLLLRLCQQEEDLSIYFLLDGSGSMATGRPPKFDHARRLTAALGYVGLASLERVEILAVNSEGVRGHLAAGRGKSRLLSVLGFLRRLSAGGPTDLKRAVDAFLPHASKAGLAILVSDLFDPAGYERAFLALQANGFEPWCLHVTDRADLAPDGLGDLAVEDAETGETMGVHLASEVRERLIAEARRFGEEVRAWCTDRGIGYAAAPTDLAVDTLVLNVLRRGGLVR; encoded by the coding sequence ATGGCCGATGACCTGTTTGATTCCGAATTTCTCGCGCGGCTGGAATATCTGAGGATCGTCGCGCGCCACCTCTTTGCCGGCACCAGCGCTGGCTCGCGCGCCGGCCGCCGCACGGGCCCCGGCCTCGAATTCTCGGAGCACCGGGCCTACGTCGCGGGCGACGATTTTCGCCACATCGACTGGGCCGCCTTCGGCCGGCTTGAGCGGCTCCTTTTGCGCCTCTGCCAGCAGGAAGAGGACCTCTCGATCTACTTCCTCCTGGACGGCTCGGGTTCGATGGCGACCGGCCGGCCGCCGAAGTTCGACCACGCGCGGCGCCTGACGGCCGCGCTCGGCTACGTCGGCCTCGCGAGCCTGGAGCGCGTCGAAATCCTCGCAGTAAACAGCGAGGGCGTCCGCGGGCATCTGGCCGCCGGCCGCGGCAAGAGTCGCCTGCTTTCGGTCCTCGGTTTTCTCCGGCGGCTCTCCGCGGGCGGGCCCACGGATCTGAAGCGGGCTGTGGACGCTTTTCTCCCCCATGCGTCGAAGGCGGGTCTCGCGATCCTCGTCTCGGACCTTTTCGACCCGGCGGGGTACGAGCGGGCCTTCCTCGCCCTCCAGGCGAACGGCTTTGAGCCGTGGTGCCTCCATGTGACGGACCGCGCGGACCTCGCCCCGGACGGCCTTGGTGACCTGGCGGTCGAGGACGCAGAGACGGGCGAGACGATGGGCGTACACCTCGCGTCCGAGGTGCGTGAGCGACTCATCGCCGAGGCACGCCGCTTCGGCGAGGAAGTGCGGGCGTGGTGCACGGACCGCGGCATCGGCTACGCCGCCGCCCCAACCGACCTCGCCGTGGACACGCTCGTCCTGAACGTCCTTCGCCGCGGAGGCCTGGTCAGGTGA
- a CDS encoding YbaK/EbsC family protein, with amino-acid sequence MTWTSATVQEFAAANGLQARVLAMPQDTHTAEDAARALGTDLAHIAKSLLAHLSDGRFVLCILRGDQRLDRKKLCRAAGAKHMSLAKADDVLRVTGYPVGAVPPFPLKSEVPAYMDPQVLEVDMVYCGGGDGDALLEVPTEELARVTRAEAVDLALT; translated from the coding sequence ATGACGTGGACAAGCGCAACAGTGCAGGAGTTTGCCGCGGCCAACGGCCTGCAGGCCCGTGTCCTCGCGATGCCCCAGGACACGCACACGGCCGAGGATGCCGCGCGGGCCCTCGGAACGGACCTTGCGCACATCGCCAAATCGCTTCTTGCGCACCTTTCCGACGGGCGGTTCGTTCTGTGCATCCTGCGCGGCGACCAGCGGCTGGACCGAAAGAAACTGTGCCGCGCCGCCGGGGCGAAGCACATGAGCCTCGCCAAGGCCGACGACGTTCTTCGCGTCACCGGCTATCCCGTCGGGGCCGTCCCGCCGTTCCCCTTGAAGAGCGAAGTGCCCGCGTACATGGACCCGCAGGTGCTCGAAGTGGACATGGTGTACTGCGGCGGAGGCGACGGCGACGCGCTCCTGGAAGTGCCGACGGAGGAACTCGCGCGCGTCACGCGGGCCGAGGCCGTGGACCTCGCGCTCACCTGA
- the ffh gene encoding signal recognition particle protein yields the protein MFENLSEKLGGVFRSLTGRGRLTEGNIQEACEAVRTALLEADVNYQVAGDFVEQVRQKAIGQEVLKTLRPDHVFVKVIHDEMVRLMGPVDSKIPYASPGPTVLMLAGLQGSGKTTTAAKLARRIRDEGHRPMLVACDCHRPAAVEQLLVVGSQVDVPVYSEGIGDPVRIAKNGVAEAKREDADVVIVDTAGRLHVDQAMMEEAKRIARAVQPHQIYLVCDAMTGQDAVTSAKEFNAALELSAVILTKLDGDARGGAALSVKAVTGKPIKFVGVGEKLDRLEEFHPDRMASRILGMGDVVSLVEKAHAAVDAEETARMQEKLRTAEFGLDDFLKQIKQMRRMGPLKEILAMVPGMGSALKDLPVDDKELDQTEAIIHSMTHRERTKPDLIDASRRRRIARGCGMEPQDVAGLVKSFGQVKDLVRQMQGPGAPGFGGGRKAAAQQMAQIDLFGGHHRKKRQRSKRKKKDRKKRSR from the coding sequence ATGTTCGAAAACCTGAGCGAAAAACTCGGCGGCGTCTTCCGCAGCCTCACGGGGCGCGGGCGGCTGACGGAAGGCAACATCCAGGAGGCCTGCGAGGCCGTCCGCACGGCCCTGCTGGAGGCGGATGTCAACTACCAGGTGGCCGGCGACTTCGTCGAGCAGGTCCGCCAGAAGGCCATCGGCCAGGAGGTCCTCAAGACCCTCCGCCCCGACCATGTCTTCGTCAAGGTCATCCACGACGAGATGGTCCGCCTGATGGGCCCCGTGGATTCAAAGATCCCCTACGCCTCGCCCGGCCCGACGGTGCTGATGCTCGCGGGCCTTCAGGGTTCCGGCAAAACGACGACGGCCGCGAAACTCGCGCGCCGGATCCGCGACGAGGGTCACCGGCCGATGCTCGTGGCGTGCGACTGCCATCGCCCCGCGGCCGTCGAGCAACTCCTCGTTGTCGGCTCGCAGGTGGACGTGCCGGTTTACAGCGAGGGCATCGGCGATCCCGTGCGGATCGCGAAGAACGGCGTCGCGGAGGCGAAGCGCGAGGACGCCGACGTTGTGATCGTCGACACCGCCGGCCGGCTTCACGTGGACCAGGCAATGATGGAGGAAGCGAAGCGGATCGCCCGGGCCGTCCAGCCCCACCAGATTTATCTCGTCTGCGACGCCATGACCGGCCAGGATGCCGTCACGAGCGCCAAGGAATTCAATGCGGCGCTGGAACTGTCGGCCGTGATCCTGACGAAACTGGACGGCGACGCGCGCGGCGGGGCGGCCTTGAGCGTCAAGGCGGTCACGGGCAAGCCCATCAAGTTCGTCGGCGTCGGCGAGAAACTCGACCGCCTGGAGGAGTTTCATCCGGACCGGATGGCCAGCCGGATCCTCGGCATGGGCGACGTCGTGAGCCTCGTCGAAAAGGCCCACGCCGCCGTCGACGCCGAGGAAACTGCCCGCATGCAGGAAAAACTCCGCACGGCGGAGTTCGGCCTGGACGATTTTCTGAAGCAAATCAAGCAGATGCGCCGCATGGGGCCCCTGAAGGAAATCCTCGCGATGGTCCCCGGGATGGGGTCGGCCCTGAAGGACCTGCCGGTGGACGACAAGGAACTCGACCAGACGGAAGCGATCATCCACTCGATGACGCACAGGGAACGTACAAAGCCCGACCTCATCGACGCGTCGCGCCGCCGGCGGATTGCGCGCGGCTGCGGGATGGAACCGCAGGACGTTGCGGGGCTCGTGAAATCCTTCGGCCAGGTGAAGGACCTCGTGCGCCAGATGCAGGGTCCCGGCGCGCCGGGATTCGGCGGGGGGCGAAAGGCGGCCGCCCAACAGATGGCCCAGATCGACCTTTTCGGCGGCCACCATCGCAAGAAGCGGCAGCGTTCGAAGCGTAAGAAGAAGGACCGCAAGAAACGCTCGCGCTAA
- a CDS encoding gfo/Idh/MocA family oxidoreductase, translated as EISREMYNYGQLQVVFDDGSVGWYEAGWGPMMSEVAFFVKDVIGPKGCVSIVARTAKEQGTSADIDSHTQANALQVHLAECTPDGTFAKPDRVLDTPDEPDHQGLCDREQAYWLKAIREDLDLAEHYEAAVNSLRIVLAADKSVRSGRVVNLK; from the coding sequence CGAGATTTCCCGCGAAATGTACAACTACGGCCAACTGCAGGTCGTCTTTGACGACGGCTCGGTCGGGTGGTACGAGGCGGGTTGGGGCCCGATGATGAGCGAGGTGGCGTTTTTCGTCAAGGACGTCATCGGGCCGAAGGGTTGCGTCAGCATCGTCGCCCGCACGGCGAAAGAGCAGGGGACCTCGGCCGACATCGATTCCCACACCCAGGCAAATGCGCTGCAGGTCCACCTGGCGGAGTGCACGCCCGACGGCACTTTTGCCAAACCCGACCGGGTGCTCGACACGCCGGACGAGCCGGACCACCAGGGCCTGTGCGACCGCGAGCAGGCGTACTGGCTGAAGGCGATCCGGGAGGACCTGGACCTTGCTGAGCACTACGAGGCCGCCGTGAACAGCCTGCGGATCGTCCTGGCAGCCGACAAGTCGGTCCGCAGCGGACGCGTGGTGAACCTCAAGTAG